TGATTATAGGTGATAATAACAATAGAAACATGGGGCCTCGATTCATTCATTTTCTGAGGCCTTTTAACTTCAAGTTTAAACTCTTCCACATTTTTCGAATACAAAGATTCTCTAGGATTCTTTTTCAAGTTTGAGGTGAATTTGATTCGGAGATTTTCATCAGAAACTATCCGTGCCAATCCTTCTGCGATTGCTTCTTTCTGATTTGGGACAATTAATCCAGTTTTTTCATTTTCGATCAATTCATTTACCCCATTGACATCCGTGGCAATCACCGGCCGGTTCATCACCAATGCCTCCATTACGACCGTAGGACATCCTTCACTGGCTGAAAGTAGGGTGAAAACAGTACACTTGTTCATCCAAGAAAAGACCCTCCTGTTTTCCAACTTTCCTAAGAGGATGAAGTAATCCTGCATTCCCAAGCGTTTTATTTCGGCTTTTATGAGTTCCTCTTGAGGGCCTGTCCCGATGATATACCATCGAAAGAACACACGGCCTGCATGAAGTTGATGGTGAATTTGAAGAGATTCAAGGATTTGCTTTTCAGGTGAAATTCTCGCCACAGTCAATACACTGGGCAAATCATTAGGTACGTCAGGTTCATATTCCAAGTCCTTGTCTACTTCTACAATAGGCTGAGATACACGGATTGGCTTGCCTGCCAATCCCTTAGCATACCGGTTCATTTTCAACCACAATTTGGTAGATACAGGGAGGAATACATCCGTATTTCTGATGCACAAATCAACACAGGATCGCTGCACGGGATTAAATCCACTATAATGAATCAAGCTTTCATCCACCAAAAAGGTATATTTCTTCAAAGCCCTAACCAATGAAAAAGAAAGGCAGGCTTCCCAGCTTGGAAAAAGGGAACTACCAATCACTGCGTCATAAGTTTTTTGAAAGGGTGGCAAATTTCGATAAGGATTGATTTGACTGAAAGCATCCAAAGAATCGAGTGGGAACGATTGATCGGTAAGTTCCAGCTGAAAAACTTGAACCGAGGAAGAAAGCACTGAAAGCACTTGATCACTAGTCGGACCGGTCACCAAAAGATCAATCTCAAAATCAGGAATCATTCGATTAATGTATCGAACTGTCAAAAAAGCGGCGCCACCAAGGGTAAGTTCTCTGGAAATAAAGAGAATCTTATTCGACGAAAGAGTCTGCATTACTTTCGAATCAGAAAGGGATTAAAATAGAATTGAAATTCACCATTCAATTCCAATATAGGAGATAAAAATTCAAAAGGAATCAGATTTTGCACTTCAGTTGTTTGAATAAAATACAACTAAATCAGGTTAAAAAATTTCGTACGAATTCAACCCGCCCAAAAACAAAAGCCCTCAGAACTCAATCTGAAGGCTTTTTGAATGTGGGCCCACCTGGGCTCGAACCAGGGACCCCCTGATTATGAGTCAGATGCTCTAACCGGCTGAGCTATAGGCCCGGGGGATCCTCACCAAAATCCACCTTAATTGGTGTTTTGACCTTGGTTTTGGGTCTGCAATGTTACATATTTGAGTTCATTTACACAACTCCAAATACTTATGCTTGCTGGCGAAAATGTGGATTTTTTCATCTTCGATTTGGGAAATGTGATCATCGATATTGACTACCTCCATACTCTCCAATTGCTTAAATCACAGCTACCCGAAGCACTTTATGGCCGGGTTGATGGGTTTTATCAAACTGATTTTCATAAAGCTTACG
Above is a window of Algoriphagus sanaruensis DNA encoding:
- a CDS encoding glycosyltransferase, translating into MQTLSSNKILFISRELTLGGAAFLTVRYINRMIPDFEIDLLVTGPTSDQVLSVLSSSVQVFQLELTDQSFPLDSLDAFSQINPYRNLPPFQKTYDAVIGSSLFPSWEACLSFSLVRALKKYTFLVDESLIHYSGFNPVQRSCVDLCIRNTDVFLPVSTKLWLKMNRYAKGLAGKPIRVSQPIVEVDKDLEYEPDVPNDLPSVLTVARISPEKQILESLQIHHQLHAGRVFFRWYIIGTGPQEELIKAEIKRLGMQDYFILLGKLENRRVFSWMNKCTVFTLLSASEGCPTVVMEALVMNRPVIATDVNGVNELIENEKTGLIVPNQKEAIAEGLARIVSDENLRIKFTSNLKKNPRESLYSKNVEEFKLEVKRPQKMNESRPHVSIVIITYNQENYIAKAISSALMQDYPNLSVVVVDDASSDQTEAHALAWAKDPRFIYHRNEENLGRVKNYRRAITDYAQSEWVLMLDGDDYLTDSQFISKAMDLHAKEGNEFTMMIQAGHQVVFENTQQNPVDVLPDFKEQSRLFSGGDYLNFVYDSAFFSHLGTIFKRDEAVKIGCYTSDISSSDMDGLLRLALEGSVLVMNQIAGNWVQHGNNASSKLDFSEVLANVRLFRTIALQASLQYATDIKTFEPALTKYEANTLASLFFVTLSQKPIHPSALVRMIQIAVQINPKLIFRRKILSSLAWYFKKSAKYSLEIGLKKAGIRVKK